In Rhizobium sp. WSM4643, the following are encoded in one genomic region:
- a CDS encoding carbohydrate ABC transporter permease encodes MSNAMRTPAGAINVERYQGAVAEGRFRRLWNANAPGYLFLLPWLVGFFGLTLGPALISLYLSFTDFDMLQSPRWVGMANYVRIATADPKFSAAMHVTLTYVVFSVPFKLTFALLVAMALNRGLRGLSIYRAIFYLPSLLGGSVAIAVLWRQLFASDGLVNAALSHFGIEGPSWISHPSYSIYTLVALSVWQFGSPMIIFLAGLRQIPQDMYEAASLDGASKFRQFYKITLPLLTPVIFFNAVVQTIDAFKAFTPAFIISGGTGGPINSTLFYTLYLYQEAFGNFRMGYASALAWILVLIIAIFTAFSFLTSRYWVHYDD; translated from the coding sequence ATGAGCAATGCGATGCGCACGCCCGCAGGGGCCATAAATGTGGAAAGATATCAGGGGGCCGTGGCCGAAGGACGCTTCAGGCGTCTCTGGAATGCCAATGCTCCCGGCTATCTCTTCCTTCTTCCATGGCTCGTGGGCTTTTTCGGGCTGACGCTCGGGCCGGCCCTGATTTCGCTCTACCTCTCCTTCACCGACTTCGACATGCTTCAGTCGCCGCGGTGGGTGGGAATGGCGAATTACGTGCGCATCGCCACGGCGGATCCGAAATTCTCGGCTGCCATGCATGTCACCCTGACCTATGTCGTCTTCTCGGTGCCGTTCAAGCTGACCTTCGCCTTGCTGGTCGCCATGGCCCTGAACCGAGGCCTGCGCGGGCTGTCGATCTATCGTGCCATCTTCTATCTGCCGTCACTGCTGGGCGGTAGCGTGGCGATCGCCGTGCTCTGGCGTCAGCTTTTCGCCAGCGATGGCCTGGTCAATGCCGCGCTCTCGCATTTCGGCATCGAAGGTCCGAGCTGGATCTCGCATCCGAGCTATTCGATCTATACGCTGGTGGCTCTGTCCGTCTGGCAGTTCGGCTCGCCGATGATTATTTTCCTGGCCGGCCTGCGCCAGATCCCGCAGGATATGTATGAGGCGGCCAGCCTCGACGGCGCCTCGAAATTCCGGCAATTCTACAAGATCACCCTGCCACTTCTGACGCCGGTGATCTTTTTCAACGCCGTCGTCCAGACGATTGATGCTTTCAAGGCCTTCACGCCGGCCTTTATCATCTCAGGCGGCACCGGCGGTCCGATCAATTCGACCCTGTTCTACACGCTTTACCTCTATCAGGAAGCCTTCGGAAATTTCCGCATGGGCTATGCCTCGGCGCTCGCCTGGATCCTGGTGTTGATCATCGCGATCTTCACCGCCTTCTCCTTCCTGACCTCGCGTTATTGGGTGCACTACGATGACTGA
- a CDS encoding dihydrodipicolinate synthase family protein, which yields MTTINLPLDGKIAPYTLTGTPIALVKRDAKAFPRIAFAAAHVVADPLADNDPWLTPAIDWERTLAFRHRLWDLGLGVAEAMDTAQRGMGLGWPEARDLIRRALGEAAGRKDALIACGAGTDHLTPGPDVTIDTILRAYEEQIETVEAAGGRIILMASRALAAAAKGPDDYVNVYDRILRQVKEPVIIHWLGEMFDPALEGYWGNSDHIEAMSTCLEVIEAHADKVDGIKISLLSKEKEVAMRRRLPKGVRMYTGDDFNYAELIAGDEEGHSDALLGIFDAIAPAASAALEALGRKSNLEFFDLLEPTVPLSRHIFKAPTRFYKTGVVFLAYLNGLQDHFVMVGGQQSTRSLTHLAELFRLADKARVLADPELAASRMRHVLAVHGVN from the coding sequence GTGACGACGATCAATCTCCCTCTCGACGGCAAGATCGCCCCCTACACGCTGACGGGCACGCCGATCGCGCTCGTCAAGCGCGACGCCAAGGCCTTTCCGCGCATCGCCTTTGCCGCCGCCCATGTGGTCGCCGATCCGCTCGCCGACAACGATCCGTGGCTGACGCCGGCGATCGACTGGGAGCGGACACTTGCCTTTCGCCATCGGCTCTGGGATCTCGGCCTCGGGGTTGCCGAAGCGATGGATACGGCGCAGCGCGGCATGGGCCTCGGCTGGCCGGAAGCGCGCGACCTCATCCGCCGGGCGCTCGGTGAGGCGGCCGGCCGAAAGGACGCGCTGATCGCCTGCGGCGCCGGCACCGATCATCTGACGCCGGGACCCGACGTCACCATCGACACGATCCTCAGGGCCTATGAGGAGCAGATCGAAACCGTGGAGGCGGCCGGTGGTCGCATCATCCTGATGGCGAGCCGGGCGCTTGCCGCCGCCGCCAAAGGACCGGACGACTATGTAAACGTCTATGACCGCATCCTTCGCCAGGTCAAGGAACCTGTCATCATCCATTGGCTCGGCGAAATGTTCGATCCGGCGCTCGAGGGTTACTGGGGCAACAGTGATCATATCGAAGCCATGTCCACCTGCCTCGAGGTGATCGAGGCGCATGCCGACAAGGTCGACGGCATCAAGATCTCGCTGCTCTCCAAGGAGAAGGAGGTGGCGATGCGCCGCCGGCTGCCGAAAGGCGTGCGGATGTATACCGGCGACGATTTCAACTATGCGGAACTGATCGCCGGCGACGAAGAGGGCCATTCCGACGCGCTGCTCGGCATTTTCGATGCCATCGCGCCGGCTGCCTCGGCAGCCCTCGAGGCGCTCGGCCGCAAGAGCAATCTTGAATTCTTCGACCTGCTGGAGCCGACGGTGCCGCTGTCGCGCCACATCTTCAAGGCGCCCACCCGCTTCTACAAGACCGGCGTCGTCTTCCTCGCCTATCTCAACGGCCTGCAGGACCATTTCGTCATGGTCGGCGGCCAGCAGAGCACGCGCTCGCTGACGCATCTGGCCGAACTCTTCCGCCTGGCCGACAAGGCCCGGGTTCTAGCCGATCCCGAACTGGCCGCAAGCCGCATGCGCCACGTGCTCGCCGTCCACGGCGTCAATTGA
- a CDS encoding Gfo/Idh/MocA family protein — protein MTITGKSDMSIRTVAIVGCGIGRSHIVEGYLPHSDKFKVVAICDLNEQRMAAVGDEFGIERRTTSFAELLADDTIDIIDICTPPGTHLEQVIAALAAGKHVVCEKPLTGSLAAVDTIMEAEKTAKGVLMPIFQYRYGDGIQKAKRIIDAGIAGKPYTASVETFWLRKPEYYAVPWRGKWATELGGVLVTHALHLHDMLMHLMGPAARVFGRVATRVNDIEVEDCASASLLMESGAFVSLSCTLGSQEQISRLRLHFENVTFESSHEPYTPGKDPWKIIAANDDVQEQIDKVVGDWQPVAPRFTTQMGQFHAFLSGHAPLPVTSRDARRALELVTAIYQSSDSGADVPLPVGPDSPKYADWRAKTK, from the coding sequence ATGACGATAACGGGAAAGAGCGACATGAGCATCAGGACGGTTGCGATCGTCGGCTGCGGTATCGGCCGCTCCCACATCGTCGAAGGCTACTTGCCGCATTCCGACAAGTTCAAGGTCGTGGCGATCTGCGACCTGAACGAGCAGCGCATGGCGGCGGTTGGCGACGAGTTCGGCATCGAACGGCGCACCACTTCCTTTGCGGAGCTGTTGGCCGACGACACGATCGACATCATCGATATCTGCACCCCTCCCGGCACCCATCTGGAACAGGTGATCGCGGCCCTTGCCGCCGGCAAGCATGTCGTCTGCGAAAAGCCGCTGACGGGCTCGCTTGCCGCTGTCGATACCATCATGGAAGCGGAAAAGACCGCCAAAGGCGTGCTGATGCCGATCTTCCAATATCGTTACGGCGACGGCATCCAGAAGGCCAAGCGGATTATCGACGCCGGTATTGCCGGCAAGCCCTATACCGCTTCGGTCGAAACCTTCTGGCTGCGCAAGCCGGAATATTACGCCGTGCCCTGGCGCGGCAAATGGGCGACGGAACTTGGCGGCGTGCTCGTCACCCATGCGCTGCATCTGCACGACATGCTGATGCATCTGATGGGTCCGGCGGCAAGGGTCTTCGGCCGCGTCGCCACCCGTGTCAACGATATCGAGGTAGAGGATTGTGCCTCCGCCAGCCTGCTGATGGAAAGCGGCGCCTTTGTCTCGCTGTCCTGCACGCTTGGTTCGCAGGAACAGATTAGCCGGCTGAGGCTGCACTTCGAGAATGTCACTTTCGAAAGCAGCCACGAGCCCTATACCCCCGGCAAGGACCCCTGGAAGATCATCGCTGCGAATGACGACGTGCAGGAGCAGATCGACAAGGTCGTTGGCGACTGGCAGCCGGTCGCGCCGCGTTTCACCACCCAGATGGGCCAGTTCCACGCTTTCCTCAGCGGCCATGCGCCGCTGCCGGTAACGAGCCGGGACGCCCGCCGCGCGCTGGAGCTCGTCACCGCAATCTACCAGTCTTCCGATAGCGGCGCCGACGTGCCGCTCCCGGTCGGTCCCGACAGCCCGAAATACGCCGATTGGCGCGCAAAAACGAAGTAA
- a CDS encoding ABC transporter substrate-binding protein: MSLRVSRRNFVAGGATLLSLSALGTSALAQEKRLRLLWWGSQPRADRTNKVSQLYQAKNPGTSITGEFLGWGDYWPRLATQVAGRNAPDVIQMDYRYIVQYARRGALAPLESYMPAKLNLDDFDKAQIEGGSVDGHLYGVSLGANSAATVLNTTAFKEAGVDLPTQATTWEEFARMGAEITKAGKRKGMFGMADGSGGEPLFENWLRQRGKALYTADGKIAFDVDDASEWYDMWAKFRAAGACVPADVQALDKNDIDTNTVSLGKSAAGFAHSNQFVAYQAMNKDKLALTNYMRVKADSKGGHYRKPSMFFSVSAQSKSVDLAVDYVNFFVKNPEAALLLDVERGIPESKAMREVVAAKLDENGKVALAYVSGLGDLAGKLPPPPPAGAGEGELMLRNIAEQVGFGQLSPSDGGKQLVAEITQILARG; this comes from the coding sequence ATGAGCCTACGTGTAAGCAGACGTAATTTCGTTGCGGGAGGAGCGACGCTTCTTTCGCTCTCGGCGCTGGGAACCAGCGCTTTGGCACAGGAAAAGCGCCTGCGTCTCCTATGGTGGGGTTCGCAGCCGCGCGCCGACCGAACCAACAAGGTATCGCAGCTCTATCAGGCGAAAAATCCGGGCACGTCGATCACCGGCGAATTCCTCGGCTGGGGCGACTACTGGCCGCGCCTTGCGACCCAGGTCGCTGGCCGCAACGCGCCCGACGTCATCCAGATGGATTACCGCTATATTGTCCAGTATGCGCGGCGCGGCGCGCTCGCCCCGCTCGAATCCTATATGCCGGCCAAGCTGAACCTCGACGATTTCGACAAGGCGCAGATCGAAGGCGGCAGCGTCGACGGCCATCTCTACGGCGTCAGCCTTGGGGCGAATTCGGCCGCTACGGTCCTGAACACCACCGCCTTCAAGGAAGCCGGCGTCGATCTGCCGACCCAGGCGACCACCTGGGAAGAATTCGCCCGCATGGGGGCTGAGATCACCAAGGCAGGCAAACGCAAGGGCATGTTCGGCATGGCCGACGGCAGCGGCGGCGAACCGCTGTTCGAAAACTGGCTGCGTCAGCGCGGCAAGGCGCTTTATACCGCCGACGGCAAGATCGCCTTCGACGTGGACGATGCCTCCGAATGGTACGACATGTGGGCCAAGTTCCGTGCGGCGGGCGCCTGCGTTCCTGCCGATGTCCAGGCCCTCGACAAGAACGATATCGACACCAACACGGTTTCGCTCGGCAAGTCGGCCGCCGGTTTTGCCCATTCCAACCAATTCGTCGCCTATCAGGCAATGAACAAGGACAAGCTGGCGCTGACCAACTACATGCGCGTCAAGGCGGATTCGAAGGGCGGCCATTATCGCAAGCCTTCGATGTTCTTCTCGGTCTCCGCCCAGTCGAAATCCGTGGACCTGGCCGTGGACTACGTCAATTTCTTCGTCAAGAACCCCGAGGCAGCGCTGCTGCTGGATGTCGAACGCGGAATTCCGGAATCGAAGGCCATGCGCGAAGTCGTGGCGGCGAAGCTTGATGAGAACGGCAAGGTTGCGCTGGCCTATGTCAGTGGCCTTGGCGATCTCGCCGGCAAATTGCCGCCGCCGCCGCCGGCCGGCGCCGGTGAAGGTGAGCTGATGTTACGCAACATCGCCGAACAGGTCGGCTTTGGACAGCTGTCTCCCTCAGACGGCGGCAAACAGCTTGTCGCTGAAATCACGCAGATTCTCGCACGAGGCTGA
- a CDS encoding phosphotransferase family protein, with product MTPEDRIHALGIWQGPIAISPIAGGITNRNYLVSDAVARCVVRLGTDIPIHHISRQNELAASRAAHAAGISPAVIHHSPGVLVLEYIEARALSPEDIRTPDMLARVLPLVRACHRDIARHFRGQAMIFWVFHVIRDYAANLKASQSSYLPLLPGLVGRAETLEEAAGPFEIAFGHNDLLAANFLDDGKRLWLIDWDYAGFNTPLFDLGGLASNNELPEAVERTMLETYFDRPLTDDVSRRYAAMKCASLLRETLWSMISEIHSSIDFDYAGYTAENLARFERAYQAFEQDQ from the coding sequence ATGACGCCTGAAGATAGGATTCATGCGCTTGGCATCTGGCAGGGCCCGATCGCAATCTCGCCGATAGCAGGCGGCATCACCAACAGAAACTATCTGGTCAGCGATGCCGTCGCGCGATGCGTGGTCAGGCTCGGCACCGATATTCCGATCCATCACATCAGCCGTCAGAACGAGCTTGCCGCAAGCCGTGCCGCCCATGCCGCCGGCATATCGCCTGCCGTCATCCACCATTCGCCGGGCGTGCTGGTGCTCGAATATATCGAGGCGCGGGCGCTTTCGCCGGAGGATATCAGGACGCCTGATATGCTCGCCCGGGTCTTGCCCCTGGTGCGCGCCTGCCATCGCGACATCGCCCGGCATTTCCGCGGCCAGGCGATGATCTTCTGGGTCTTTCACGTTATCCGGGATTACGCTGCCAATCTGAAGGCGTCGCAGAGCAGCTATCTTCCTCTGCTGCCGGGGCTCGTCGGCAGGGCTGAGACGCTGGAAGAAGCGGCAGGGCCTTTCGAGATCGCCTTCGGCCACAACGACCTGCTGGCCGCCAACTTTCTCGATGACGGCAAGCGGCTGTGGCTGATCGACTGGGACTATGCCGGTTTCAACACGCCGCTTTTCGATCTTGGCGGATTGGCCTCCAACAACGAGCTCCCGGAAGCGGTCGAGCGCACGATGCTGGAGACCTATTTCGACCGGCCGCTGACCGATGATGTCAGCAGGCGATATGCCGCAATGAAATGCGCCTCGCTGCTGCGCGAGACGCTCTGGAGCATGATTTCGGAAATTCATTCCAGCATCGATTTCGATTATGCCGGCTACACAGCCGAAAATCTGGCGCGCTTCGAGCGCGCCTATCAAGCCTTTGAACAGGACCAATAA
- a CDS encoding TetR/AcrR family transcriptional regulator: protein MNDSGENGGKKRSRRPSAERTTQRDPERTRAAILDAATREFAENGMGGARVDAIAERAGTNKRMLYHYFGDKEQLYLRVLEEAYVGIRTAERALHIGDRSPEEGIGELALFTWRYFLQHPEFLSLLGTENLHRARWLRQSVRLKELHSHLIGELSDVLKQGKKQGVFIETADPLHVYLTIASLGYFYLSNQYTLSTIFGRDLIEPTHLNAWERHIVHVTLASIKR, encoded by the coding sequence ATGAACGACAGCGGGGAGAATGGGGGAAAGAAAAGGTCTCGACGCCCATCGGCAGAACGGACGACCCAACGCGATCCGGAACGGACACGCGCTGCTATCCTTGATGCCGCAACCCGGGAATTTGCCGAAAACGGCATGGGTGGGGCTCGCGTCGATGCGATCGCCGAGCGCGCCGGCACCAATAAGCGCATGCTCTATCATTATTTCGGCGACAAGGAGCAGCTCTACCTCAGAGTGCTCGAGGAAGCCTATGTCGGCATTCGCACCGCAGAGCGCGCGCTGCATATCGGCGACCGCAGCCCCGAGGAAGGCATCGGCGAATTGGCACTCTTCACCTGGCGTTATTTTCTCCAACATCCGGAATTCCTCAGCCTGCTCGGCACGGAAAATCTGCATCGGGCCCGCTGGCTGCGCCAGTCCGTCCGGCTCAAGGAATTGCATTCGCATCTGATCGGCGAGCTTTCGGACGTGCTCAAGCAAGGAAAGAAGCAGGGCGTCTTCATCGAGACCGCCGATCCTCTGCATGTCTACCTGACGATCGCCTCGCTCGGTTATTTCTACCTCTCCAACCAATACACGCTGTCGACGATCTTCGGCCGCGACCTGATCGAGCCGACCCATCTCAACGCCTGGGAAAGACATATCGTCCACGTCACGCTCGCCTCGATCAAGCGCTGA
- a CDS encoding Gfo/Idh/MocA family protein, whose amino-acid sequence MARLGIILHGVTGRMGYNQHLVRSILAFRDQGGITLKSGEKLEIDPIIIGRNGAKMEELAKKHGIKRWSTDLDAALANPDDTIFFDAGTTLMRAELLSKALDAGKHVYCEKPISDDLQVALDLARKARRSGLKHGVVQDKLFLPGLRKLALLRDSGFFGKILSVRGEFGYWVFEGDWGVPAQRPSWNYRKGDGGGIILDMLCHWRYVLDNLFGEVKAVSCLGATHIPRRIDEQGKPYDCDTDDAAYATFELEGGAIAQINSSWAVRVRRDDLVTFQVDGTHGSAVAGLTKCWSQHRVNTPKPVWNPDQPQTIDFYKTWDEVPDTQAFDNGFKAQWEMFIRHVVEDAPWPYGLEAGAKGVQLAELGLKSWAERRWLDVPALEF is encoded by the coding sequence ATGGCACGCTTGGGGATCATCTTGCACGGCGTCACCGGCCGCATGGGTTACAATCAACATCTGGTGCGTTCTATCCTCGCCTTCCGCGACCAGGGCGGCATCACCCTGAAATCGGGCGAGAAACTCGAGATCGACCCGATCATTATCGGCCGCAACGGCGCCAAGATGGAAGAGCTGGCGAAGAAGCATGGCATCAAGCGCTGGTCGACCGATCTCGATGCCGCTCTCGCCAATCCCGACGACACGATCTTCTTCGACGCCGGCACGACGCTGATGCGGGCCGAGCTGCTGTCCAAGGCGCTCGATGCCGGCAAACATGTCTATTGCGAAAAGCCGATTTCCGACGATCTGCAGGTGGCACTCGACCTTGCCCGCAAGGCGCGCCGCTCCGGCCTCAAGCACGGCGTCGTGCAGGACAAGCTCTTCCTGCCCGGCCTGCGCAAGCTGGCCCTGCTCAGGGATTCCGGCTTCTTCGGCAAGATCCTCTCGGTGCGCGGCGAATTCGGCTACTGGGTTTTCGAAGGCGATTGGGGCGTGCCCGCCCAGCGCCCCTCCTGGAACTATCGCAAGGGCGACGGCGGTGGCATCATCCTCGATATGCTCTGCCACTGGCGCTACGTGCTCGACAATCTGTTCGGCGAAGTTAAAGCCGTATCCTGCCTCGGTGCCACGCATATTCCGCGCCGCATCGACGAGCAGGGCAAGCCTTATGATTGCGACACGGACGATGCGGCCTATGCGACCTTCGAGCTCGAAGGCGGTGCGATCGCGCAGATCAATTCCTCCTGGGCCGTTCGCGTCCGCCGCGACGACCTCGTCACATTCCAGGTCGACGGCACACATGGTTCAGCCGTCGCCGGCCTGACGAAATGCTGGAGCCAGCACCGCGTCAACACGCCGAAGCCGGTGTGGAATCCGGACCAGCCGCAAACGATCGACTTCTACAAGACCTGGGACGAGGTTCCCGACACACAGGCCTTCGACAACGGCTTCAAGGCGCAGTGGGAAATGTTCATCCGCCATGTCGTCGAAGATGCGCCGTGGCCCTATGGCCTGGAGGCTGGCGCCAAGGGCGTACAGCTTGCCGAACTCGGCCTGAAATCCTGGGCCGAGCGCCGCTGGCTCGATGTTCCCGCACTGGAGTTCTGA
- a CDS encoding carbohydrate ABC transporter permease, which yields MTEMTASVTAARPPSDITKRSLPTSLIIHALLIAASLLMLYPLLWMVSASVRPENEIFSSTSFIPSSIDFASYARGWVGLDVSFGRFFWNSLVISLLVVMGNVIACSLTAFAFARLRFVGRNFWFAIMLGTLMIPYHVTLIPQYVLFLNLGWVNTILPLVVPKFLASDAFFIFLMVQFFRGIPRELDEAAMMDGCSAWRIYWKIMLPLSLPVLATAAIFSFIWTWDDFFGPLIYLNDMNTYTIQLGLRTFVDSTSASDWGGLFAMSTLTLVPVFFFFLFFQRLLIEGIATTGMKR from the coding sequence ATGACTGAGATGACCGCTTCCGTCACTGCGGCCAGGCCGCCATCCGACATCACCAAACGCAGCCTGCCGACGTCGCTCATCATCCACGCTCTGCTGATCGCCGCTTCACTTTTGATGCTCTATCCGCTGTTGTGGATGGTTTCGGCGTCGGTCAGGCCGGAGAACGAGATCTTCTCGTCGACCTCGTTCATCCCGTCGTCGATCGATTTCGCTTCCTATGCGCGCGGTTGGGTCGGCCTTGATGTCAGTTTCGGCCGGTTTTTCTGGAATTCGCTGGTCATCTCGCTGCTGGTGGTGATGGGCAATGTCATCGCCTGTTCGCTGACAGCCTTCGCCTTTGCGCGGCTGCGTTTTGTCGGCCGGAACTTCTGGTTCGCGATCATGCTCGGCACGCTGATGATCCCCTACCATGTGACGCTGATCCCGCAATATGTGCTTTTCCTCAACCTCGGCTGGGTGAACACCATCCTGCCGCTGGTTGTGCCGAAGTTCCTGGCTAGCGATGCCTTCTTCATCTTCCTCATGGTGCAGTTCTTCCGCGGTATCCCGCGCGAACTCGATGAGGCGGCGATGATGGATGGCTGCAGCGCCTGGCGCATCTACTGGAAGATCATGCTGCCGCTGTCGCTGCCGGTGCTGGCAACGGCAGCGATCTTCTCCTTTATCTGGACCTGGGACGATTTCTTCGGCCCGCTGATCTACCTGAACGACATGAACACCTATACGATCCAGCTCGGCCTGCGCACCTTCGTGGATTCCACCAGTGCATCGGATTGGGGCGGTTTGTTCGCCATGTCGACCCTGACGCTCGTGCCAGTGTTCTTCTTCTTCCTGTTCTTCCAGCGCCTGCTGATCGAGGGCATCGCCACGACGGGCATGAAGCGTTGA
- a CDS encoding ABC transporter ATP-binding protein — MATSVVLQKVEKRYGSLDVIHGIDLTIDPGEFVVFVGPSGCGKSTLLRMIAGLEEITGGGLLLDNERMNEVAPAKRGIAMVFQSYALYPHMSVYKNLAFGLETAGYKKADIQPKVKRAAEILQIEKLLERKPKALSGGQRQRVAIGRAIVREPRIFLFDEPLSNLDAELRVQMRVEISRLHRSLGNTMIYVTHDQVEAMTMADKIVVLNSGRIEQVGAPLDLYNNPANRFVAGFIGSPKMNFLKGRIEQVGEAETSIHVCGNSVRLPRRLKGKAGEEVTFGIRPEHLSLAEGAITLSTVNVDLVENLGGATMLYTTTPDNQLLTVALDGQQKVERGANVKASFDPARCHVFDAAGKTI; from the coding sequence ATGGCAACCAGTGTCGTTCTTCAGAAGGTCGAGAAGCGCTACGGCTCGCTGGATGTGATCCATGGCATCGACCTGACGATCGATCCCGGCGAATTCGTCGTTTTCGTCGGCCCCTCGGGCTGCGGAAAATCGACCCTGCTGCGCATGATCGCCGGTCTCGAGGAGATTACTGGCGGCGGGCTGCTGCTCGACAACGAGCGCATGAACGAGGTGGCGCCTGCCAAGCGCGGCATCGCCATGGTCTTCCAGTCCTATGCGCTCTATCCGCATATGTCGGTCTACAAGAACCTCGCCTTCGGCCTGGAGACGGCAGGTTACAAGAAGGCAGATATCCAGCCTAAGGTGAAGCGCGCCGCCGAGATATTGCAGATCGAGAAGCTCTTGGAGCGCAAGCCGAAGGCACTCTCCGGCGGCCAGCGCCAGCGTGTCGCGATCGGCCGTGCCATCGTGCGCGAGCCGCGGATCTTCCTGTTCGACGAGCCGTTGTCGAATCTCGATGCCGAATTGCGCGTGCAGATGCGCGTCGAGATCTCCCGCCTGCACCGCAGCCTCGGCAATACGATGATCTATGTCACCCATGACCAGGTCGAAGCCATGACGATGGCGGACAAGATCGTGGTGTTGAATTCCGGCCGTATCGAGCAGGTCGGCGCGCCGCTTGATCTCTACAACAACCCGGCCAACCGCTTCGTTGCCGGTTTCATCGGCAGCCCGAAGATGAATTTTTTGAAGGGCCGCATCGAGCAGGTCGGCGAGGCCGAAACCAGCATCCATGTCTGCGGCAATTCCGTCCGCCTGCCGCGCCGGCTGAAAGGCAAGGCGGGAGAGGAGGTCACCTTCGGCATCCGTCCCGAGCATCTTTCGCTGGCCGAAGGCGCCATCACGCTCTCGACCGTCAACGTCGATCTCGTCGAAAATCTCGGCGGCGCCACCATGCTCTATACCACGACGCCGGATAACCAGCTCCTGACCGTTGCGCTTGACGGCCAGCAGAAGGTGGAGCGCGGCGCCAATGTGAAGGCTTCCTTCGATCCGGCCCGCTGCCACGTGTTCGACGCGGCTGGCAAGACGATCTGA